From Geomonas agri, one genomic window encodes:
- a CDS encoding cytochrome C has product MKTKIAVLAAAALLISAPAAFAFHSGGVAECEGCHSMHNSFEGSANVTGMAQYQSGPYLLKAQDQSGACLNCHNSADTTGSGYHISTANVTPNDSTRAVEGTPGGDFAWLKKTMVYSIRGAATTMDGDRHGHNIVAVDYGYSADKTLTAAPGGTYPAANLACSSCHDPHGKYRRFADGTKATTGLPIFASGSYTSSAAPISGVSAVGVYRLLAGKGYQPKSLSGSYAFVNDSPDAVAKSTYNGVSADLTAANSKDLVAYGQGMSEYCANCHTAMLENSYTSGMKGLVHPAGNAAKLTAAIAGNYNAYVSSGIMTGTVGYSALAPYEQGTNDYTALKAFVAAPTAASTSNNVLCLSCHRAHATGFESMARYNLSNEFMTVADAAGVALYDSSTTEGKINAGLSVQQQTDAYNGRPATVFGPYARNYCNKCHAKD; this is encoded by the coding sequence ATGAAGACCAAGATTGCAGTACTCGCAGCAGCAGCGCTTCTGATCAGCGCACCGGCAGCATTCGCGTTCCACTCCGGCGGTGTCGCCGAGTGCGAAGGGTGCCACTCGATGCACAACTCGTTCGAAGGTTCCGCCAACGTCACCGGCATGGCCCAGTACCAGTCCGGCCCGTACCTGTTGAAAGCCCAGGATCAGTCCGGTGCCTGCCTGAACTGCCACAACTCCGCTGACACCACCGGTTCCGGCTACCACATCTCCACCGCCAACGTTACCCCCAACGACAGCACCCGCGCCGTTGAAGGCACCCCGGGCGGCGACTTTGCCTGGCTGAAAAAAACCATGGTCTACAGCATCCGCGGCGCAGCTACTACCATGGACGGCGACCGCCACGGCCACAACATCGTTGCTGTTGACTACGGCTACAGCGCTGACAAGACCCTGACCGCAGCCCCTGGCGGCACCTACCCGGCAGCCAACTTGGCCTGCTCCTCCTGCCACGATCCCCACGGCAAATACCGTCGCTTTGCTGACGGCACCAAGGCAACCACCGGCCTGCCGATCTTCGCTTCCGGTTCCTACACCTCCAGCGCCGCCCCGATCTCCGGCGTGTCCGCAGTCGGCGTCTACCGCCTGCTGGCCGGCAAAGGTTACCAGCCTAAATCCCTGTCCGGCTCCTACGCCTTCGTCAACGATTCCCCTGACGCAGTTGCCAAGTCCACCTACAACGGTGTATCCGCCGACCTGACTGCTGCAAACTCGAAAGACCTGGTTGCCTACGGCCAGGGCATGTCCGAGTACTGCGCCAACTGCCACACCGCCATGCTTGAAAACAGCTACACCTCCGGCATGAAAGGCCTTGTCCACCCGGCCGGCAACGCTGCCAAACTGACCGCAGCAATCGCTGGCAACTACAATGCCTATGTATCCTCCGGCATCATGACCGGCACCGTCGGCTACAGCGCTCTGGCACCGTATGAGCAGGGCACCAACGACTACACCGCCCTGAAGGCTTTCGTGGCTGCTCCGACCGCAGCCAGCACCAGCAACAACGTACTCTGCCTCTCCTGCCACCGCGCCCACGCTACCGGTTTCGAGAGCATGGCCCGCTACAACCTGTCCAACGAGTTCATGACTGTTGCCGACGCCGCCGGCGTCGCCCTGTATGACTCCAGCACCACGGAAGGCAAGATCAACGCCGGCCTGAGCGTCCAGCAGCAGACCGATGCCTACAACGGCCGTCCTGCCACCGTGTTTGGTCCTTACGCTCGTAACTACTGCAACAAGTGCCACGCTAAAGACTAA
- a CDS encoding heavy metal sensor histidine kinase: protein MKLSDRYDSCSIKTRLMLISGSLLFILLCAGAMFVEHRIDASFSLHQEKRIENRLATLRFIIDSRPDYRDVLQKNLEWETAYGPNPEILTRILDSSGLTILESAGMQDNIPSHLFSPATLKGGYGDEEIVQAPNGRYFLLASEVHPSPPNDKQVSIQIALDVTTEVEIDTENHEVIFLLLLVSILVSLLLGYLVLRQQLRPLDVIADFSTRVTAPTLDNRIDSDNWPVELRRFAAVLNAMLDRLEVSFKRLTEYTSSLAHELRTPITTVIGEAEVALFRDRSPEEYQRVLESGREECLRVSRIIDNVLFLERAECGAIPVEQTRFDPAEEIGNLFEYYEALAEERCATLSCHGAATLVGDPHLFNRAVSNLLANSLTYSPIGVAIDLRVSQVDGEAVEVAVRDTGYGIAEEDQGRIFDHLYRGDLARSNYPFGSGLGLTIVKAIMDLHGGSVTAANQPGRGTCITLRFPCMPAAGLQDQFRKEG from the coding sequence ATGAAACTATCCGACAGGTATGACAGTTGCTCCATAAAGACCAGGCTGATGCTTATCTCGGGCAGCCTGCTCTTTATCTTGTTGTGCGCAGGCGCTATGTTTGTGGAACACAGGATCGACGCGAGTTTTTCCCTGCACCAAGAGAAGCGCATCGAAAACAGGTTGGCGACGCTGCGCTTTATTATCGACAGCAGGCCCGACTACCGGGACGTCCTGCAGAAGAACCTGGAATGGGAAACCGCCTATGGTCCCAATCCGGAGATACTGACGCGCATCCTAGACAGTTCGGGCCTCACCATACTTGAATCCGCCGGTATGCAGGATAACATCCCTTCACATTTGTTTTCGCCGGCGACTCTGAAAGGCGGGTATGGCGACGAGGAGATCGTGCAAGCCCCCAACGGCCGCTACTTCCTGCTGGCATCGGAAGTGCACCCCTCCCCACCCAACGACAAGCAGGTGTCTATCCAGATTGCACTTGATGTGACCACGGAAGTTGAGATTGACACAGAAAATCACGAAGTAATATTCCTGCTGCTCCTGGTCAGCATACTTGTTTCCCTTCTGCTCGGATACCTGGTTCTCCGCCAGCAGTTGCGCCCTCTGGATGTAATTGCTGATTTTTCCACACGGGTTACAGCCCCGACGCTTGACAATCGAATCGATTCCGACAACTGGCCGGTGGAACTGAGACGGTTTGCCGCCGTCCTCAATGCCATGCTCGATAGACTGGAGGTCTCCTTCAAGCGCTTGACCGAGTATACTTCAAGCTTGGCTCACGAATTGCGAACCCCGATCACGACTGTCATCGGGGAGGCCGAAGTCGCCCTTTTCAGGGACAGGTCCCCCGAGGAATACCAGCGCGTACTGGAATCCGGCCGGGAAGAATGCTTGCGTGTGTCACGGATTATCGATAATGTGCTGTTTCTGGAGCGCGCTGAATGCGGCGCCATTCCGGTTGAGCAGACCCGGTTCGACCCGGCCGAGGAGATTGGGAACCTTTTCGAATATTACGAGGCGCTTGCCGAAGAACGGTGCGCCACCCTGTCGTGTCATGGCGCGGCAACCCTTGTGGGCGACCCGCACCTGTTCAATCGGGCCGTGAGCAACCTGCTGGCCAATTCCCTCACCTATTCTCCGATTGGCGTTGCAATCGACCTGAGGGTCAGCCAAGTTGATGGGGAAGCGGTTGAAGTGGCAGTCCGTGATACAGGATACGGAATTGCTGAAGAAGATCAGGGAAGGATCTTTGACCACCTCTACCGAGGAGACCTTGCGCGGTCGAACTATCCGTTCGGTTCCGGACTCGGGCTTACGATTGTCAAGGCGATCATGGACCTGCACGGGGGGAGCGTCACCGCTGCAAACCAGCCCGGGAGGGGGACCTGCATCACGCTTCGGTTCCCCTGTATGCCCGCCGCCGGGCTTCAGGACCAATTCAGAAAGGAAGGATGA
- a CDS encoding heavy metal response regulator transcription factor: MHVLIIEDEPKVAAFIKQGLTECGYVADVAGDGEEGLQMALSTEYDMVLLDLMLPKRDGWSVIAELRRRGTETPVIMLTALDGMQDRVRGLELGADDYVAKPFGFSELLARIKTVLRRGPTLKQDVLQVADLELNVHAHRATRGGKRLDLTPKEFALLSLLMHRSGEVMSRVRIAERIWNIRFETESNVVDVHMRRLRAKVDDPYEVKLIHTVRGSGYVLEVRPE, encoded by the coding sequence ATGCATGTGCTGATTATCGAAGACGAACCCAAAGTAGCGGCGTTCATCAAACAGGGACTCACCGAGTGTGGCTATGTCGCAGATGTCGCCGGAGATGGCGAGGAGGGCCTGCAAATGGCCCTGTCCACTGAGTATGACATGGTCCTGTTGGACCTGATGCTGCCGAAGCGCGACGGCTGGTCGGTCATCGCGGAACTGCGGCGACGTGGGACAGAGACTCCCGTTATAATGCTCACGGCCCTGGACGGGATGCAGGACCGTGTCCGGGGGCTGGAACTGGGTGCAGATGATTACGTGGCAAAGCCATTTGGCTTTTCAGAACTGCTCGCGAGGATCAAAACTGTTCTGAGGCGCGGGCCGACCCTGAAACAGGATGTCCTTCAGGTGGCCGACCTGGAACTCAACGTACACGCCCACCGGGCCACGCGCGGAGGGAAGCGCCTGGATCTCACTCCAAAGGAGTTTGCCTTGCTCTCCTTGTTGATGCACCGTTCCGGGGAGGTTATGTCACGGGTCCGGATTGCCGAGCGGATCTGGAACATACGCTTCGAGACGGAATCCAACGTTGTTGATGTGCATATGCGCCGCCTGCGGGCAAAGGTCGACGACCCGTACGAGGTCAAGCTGATTCACACGGTGCGCGGCTCCGGATATGTTCTTGAAGTACGCCCTGAATGA